The nucleotide window GGGTGTCGGGAGGGGGTGTGCGGGGAACGGCCGGTCGCCCCTTCGTGGTCGCGCCTTCTCCGCGTCCGCGGCCGATGGGAGAATCCGGCCCGCGTCCTCTACGCACCGGCGCGAGCCAGCGTCTCCAGAGGGCCGACCAGGATCTCGGAGAAGGCGAGTTCGGCGGCTCCGACGAGCACCGCGTCGTCGCCGAGTTCCCCCACGCGCAGCCGCAGGCTCTCGCGGGAGGGTTTGAGGGCGAGACGGTTGATACGGCTGCGGATCTGGGCGGCCGAGGCGAGGAACACCTCGCGGAGCGTCCCGCCGAAGACGACCGTGCGCGGGTTCAGCACATTGACCAGGTTCGCGACGCCGATGCCGAGCCAGTCACCGACGTCGTGCAGGGCGGCGCGGGCGGTGATGTCGCCCCGGTCGGCCGCTTCGACGACGGCGCGTACCGCTTCCCGGCCGGTGGCCGCCGGGTCGCGCCGCGCGGCCTCCAGCAGAGCGCGCTCCCCTGCCTCGGCTTCGAGGCAGCCGCGCGCCCCGCAGCCGCAGGGCCTGCCGTTTCGCGGGTTGATGACCATGTGCCCGATCTCGCCGCCGTATCCGCAGTCGCCGCTCAGCAGTTGGCCGCCGGTGATGACACCGCCGCCGATACCGATGTCGCCGTGCAGGTACACGAGGTCCTGGCAGCCGGTTCCGGCACCGCGCAGGTGTTCCGCGAGCGCACCGAGACTGGCCTCGTTACCCACCAGGACGCGAAGGCCGAGGTCCAGCCGGCGCATGAGTTCCTCGCCGAATTCCTCGTCCTCCCAGCCGAGGTAGGGGGCGGCGCGGATGAGGCCGTCGGGCCGGCGCACCATTCCGCGGACGGCGGCGGCCACGCCCACGCAGTAGGTGCCGTGCCGTGCCGTGGCCACCATGTCCAGCGCGGAGCGGGCGAGGACCTCGGCCACCTTGCCGGCGTCGCGACCGCCGGGGAGCACGGAGGTCTCCCTGCGGTCGAGGAAGGCCCCGCCCAGGCCGATGCGGGCGGCGGCCAGCCGGTCCACTCCCACGTCGAAGGCGAGGACGTAGGCGCGGTCGGACTCGGGCCGTACGACCAGGGACGGCCGGCCGGCCCGGCCGGTCTCACGGGGCAGTTCCTCGCGGACCAGGCCGGCCGAGCCCAGCTCGCTCACCAGACCCAGGATGGTGCTGCGGTTGAGTCCCATGCGCTCGGCCAGGACGGCCCGCGACATGGATCCGCCGATGTGCACATGCCGGAGCAGGGTGCCGAGATTGTGCCGGCGGATCTCCTCCTGCGAGGGACCGGCTTTCATGGAACCCCAGACGTCATCGTTGTACGGCCCGGCGACGGGACAGCGCATCCACGCCTGCGGCCACCAGCAGAACCGAACCCGTGACAGCGTACTTGACCCCTGAGCTGTACCCCATCAGTCCCATACCGTTCTGGATGACCGCGACCACCA belongs to Streptomyces sp. V3I8 and includes:
- a CDS encoding ROK family protein — translated: MKAGPSQEEIRRHNLGTLLRHVHIGGSMSRAVLAERMGLNRSTILGLVSELGSAGLVREELPRETGRAGRPSLVVRPESDRAYVLAFDVGVDRLAAARIGLGGAFLDRRETSVLPGGRDAGKVAEVLARSALDMVATARHGTYCVGVAAAVRGMVRRPDGLIRAAPYLGWEDEEFGEELMRRLDLGLRVLVGNEASLGALAEHLRGAGTGCQDLVYLHGDIGIGGGVITGGQLLSGDCGYGGEIGHMVINPRNGRPCGCGARGCLEAEAGERALLEAARRDPAATGREAVRAVVEAADRGDITARAALHDVGDWLGIGVANLVNVLNPRTVVFGGTLREVFLASAAQIRSRINRLALKPSRESLRLRVGELGDDAVLVGAAELAFSEILVGPLETLARAGA